From the Micromonospora echinospora genome, the window GCCGCCCCTGGCCGAGGTGCCGATGACGACCCTCCACCTGGCGGACGCGGTCGAGTTCGCGCACGACTTCGCGCTCGCGACGCGGGACGTCGACGACGCCGACCCGGCCGCCGGGGACCACGGGTGACGGCCGGGCGCGACAGCCGCTATCCGCCGCGTCGGGCGAGCCGCACGCCGTAGCCGACCGCGCCGACGACGAGCAACGCGCCCAGGAGCTGGAGGCCCGGCGAGTCGTCGGCCTCCCCGTACACGATGGCGGCGGCCCCGAGCGCGACGGCGAGGAGGGCGACGACCGCGAGAACGTACTTCATGAGGTCTCCTTCGCGAGCGGCCGAGCCCGCCGCCGAACGTGCCGGCGGGCGGGCTCGGCCGGATCCTGGTGTCTGGTGCGTGGTGCCGGGGCGGCTCAGTCCTCGACCCACTCGAGCAGGTCACCGGGCTGACAGCCGAGCACCCGGCACATCGCCTCCAGGGTGCTGAACCGGACCGCCTTGGCCCGCCCGTTCTTGAGCACGGCCACGTTCGCCGGGGTGAGCCCGACCCGCTCGGCGAACTCACCGACGCTCATCTTGCGTTTGGCCAGCTCGACGTCGATCCGGACGACGATGGGCATCAGATCACCGCCTCCATGTCGGTCCGCAGGGTGGTGGCCTGCCGCAGCAGCGCCCGCATGACCACCATCAGCAGACCCAGCGCGGCGACACCCACCACCATCAGGAACAGCAGGAGCGGCAGTCCGGGGTCGGACGCGTTGAAGCCGACGAAGAGGAAGACGCCCACCAGCACCCCCCAGGCGGCGGTGATCGCCCACACGATCGCGTCCACCCAGCGCAGGGCGGCGTCGCTGAAGATGCGGTCGTGCTTGACCAGGGTGAGCAGCTTCCAGGTGGCCACGATCACCACCTGGACGCACAGCACCCAGAAGACCGCGACAGCGGTCATCGGCCACCGGAGGTAGGCCATGTCCGGAGACTCCTCGGCCATGTGCGCGAACTGTCCGGGCAGCGAGAAGGTCTGCAACATGACCAGGATCCCGAACAACACCACGAGGAAGACTCTGAGCGGGGTCACCGCTCGATGCTCGGCTAACATGCATCGACTATCACTCGCAACCTATCGAAAGTCAATCGGTTCGCCGATTCGCCTCCGATCCGGTCGGGGCACGGAGGCGGGCCGGACCGGCATCCGACGCCCGCGTACCCGACGCCCCGCGCGCCTCGGGACCGCCAGCCGAGCCGCGACGGGACCACCGCGTGAACGATCTTCCTCGATATAGGATCGCGCCGATGTTCGGGCCGTCCCCCGAATCGGACGTCAACACCGGTGGCGCGACCGCCGGTACCCCTTGGAGGAATGGTGAAGTTCAGTCTTGCCCGCGCGGCCACCGCCCTGGTGCTCGCCGTGGGCGCCGCCGTCGTGCCGGTCACCCCCGCCGGCGCGCACGCCACGGCAGACCCGGTCAGCGTGTATCCGCCGATCCAGGGCTCGTCCACCTGGGACCGCTTCGGCCTGTCCGGACCCGGCGGACACCACGTCGTCTTCTCCAACTGGGGGTACATGAACGACTGGTCGGTCGACATCTACCGCAACCCGGGCGCCACCGTCGTCTCCCCCTTCGGCACCAAGTCCGCCGCCGGTCACGCGATCGCGGTGAAGGTGGTGACCGTACGGCCAGGCTGCGCGACCGGAAACCTCGCCGACGGCGGCTACCGGATCGGACTGGAGGCCCGCGACACCGCCACCGGGGCGATCCTCGCCCGGGCCGACGTCATGCACGTCGCCAACAAGCCCAGCACCATCGTGGTGGGCGCCTCGGTCGGCCCGTGGACCAAGCTCGGCGAGACCGGCAGGTTCCGCTACTCCAGCTGCTACCAGGTCAACGGCGACAGCGGCGCGCACATCCACCTTGAGGTGATCAACCAGCACCGGTACTCGTGCTACGTCGCCCGCTCCGCGAACACCGCGCTCACCGACCTGACCGTCATCGGCAAGGTCGGCGTCCACTACTCGGGCCAGCGGCAGCGCTGCTGATCCGACCGGTCGGCGGGCGGCCC encodes:
- a CDS encoding DUF2975 domain-containing protein, giving the protein MTPLRVFLVVLFGILVMLQTFSLPGQFAHMAEESPDMAYLRWPMTAVAVFWVLCVQVVIVATWKLLTLVKHDRIFSDAALRWVDAIVWAITAAWGVLVGVFLFVGFNASDPGLPLLLFLMVVGVAALGLLMVVMRALLRQATTLRTDMEAVI
- a CDS encoding helix-turn-helix domain-containing protein codes for the protein MPIVVRIDVELAKRKMSVGEFAERVGLTPANVAVLKNGRAKAVRFSTLEAMCRVLGCQPGDLLEWVED